ggttgggggggggggggggggaggaaaaagaaatcaaaccaTTCTGTGGGGGTTTTCTTTTATGGAGGAgcgaaaataaaacaaaacctagaagacttttttttaaagacaaggtAACAATTTCAGGAGTCTTGCAGGCCAATCTGAAGAAACACATTGACCCAATCTCTAccaatgagtttttttttaagacaGCATCTGGTCTAAAACGGAGAAAAAACAAACCTCGTGTTCTGATCACCAGCCTCTTTGGCAGAGGACTCTTTAGTGGCAGAGGACTCTTCCTCACATTTAGCCTTGGCTTCCATCTTCTCGGCCTCTGGGCTAAGCACCTGGGGCCCTGCGTCCGTCTCCGCGGTTTCCTCACTACTGGCTTCCAGAGTCTGGGCTCCTCTGCTactctcacctcctcctcctcctcctccttcaccacctccacctccactcCTGCTCTCTACCGCTAAAGAGTCAGAGTCCACTTTGGCTTCCTCAACTCTCTGTCCGCTCAGCTCCCCTTTCGCTACAACTAAGTGCTtggcttcctcctcttctttctcggCTTCTTGGCCTGACTGGCTCTCCGAATCTAAAGCCTCTTCTTCTTCCGGCTGAGCGGTGGAGGCGCCGCCAAGcgcatcttcttcctcttcctcggaTGCCTTTTTGCCCGCCAACGGGTCATTCCTTTCTTGCGCCTGCTCCGCT
The sequence above is a segment of the Sceloporus undulatus isolate JIND9_A2432 ecotype Alabama unplaced genomic scaffold, SceUnd_v1.1 scaffold_17340, whole genome shotgun sequence genome. Coding sequences within it:
- the LOC121918569 gene encoding scaffold attachment factor B1-like is translated as MLDILGDTCKSEPLKEDPPEAEQAQERNDPLAGKKASEEEEEDALGGASTAQPEEEEALDSESQSGQEAEKEEEEAKHLVVAKGELSGQRVEEAKVDSDSLAVESRSGGGGGEGGGGGGGESSRGAQTLEASSEETAETDAGPQVLSPEAEKMEAKAKCEEESSATKESSAKEAGDQNTSSDETRDAKLASKEEKGMCI